AATAACACGATCAGTGTAGAATACTAAATTacagttaaaagaaataaataaaaaaagaaatacggaTACTGTGTAAGGAGCACAACAAACGCGCTTTATCAATAATGTGTTTTCGGTACAGGGGCCCGAACTTTGTAAGAATGGCCATGAGCTGGGCGGGGCCGCCGCGATCTATTTTGTTACATGACTCCAAAAACTTGTTATTAATTTCTATGCGCGGTAATGCGGCATAATTTATATATGACGAACGTAATGCGTCTGTTGACAGAATTCCGTCATGCCTATAAACTATTTTTTTCAACTTGTTTTCAATTTTGGTACATTTAAGTTTCGTATAACAAATAGATGCAGACACAGTAGGTGCTGTAGAAACGGTTACACTTTATCTCATATTGATTCTTGTTTTTCTTAGATAGCAGTATGGCAACAAGGAAGTTAATGCGGGCTGTCCAGGTGTCCGAGTTTGGTGGTCCGTCTGTACTACAGTTCCACTCAGACATTCCTGTGCCCAATCCAGGCCTCACACAGGTAATAGCAGTGTACTGTTTATGTTTTGCTGTGTTGTAATTATTTAGACAAGGAAGCAGCAGTAGACACCATTATCTGAAGATTATCTGTCACTTTTAAATCAGGCAGAAATGATTCACAGCCTGCCCTCCAGAAATCATTAAACTGTCTGAGGGTCACGCTGCTCGGTTTGAAATTAATGATGTCCTCATAGCAGGAATCTGTTGtgtaattatttactttttgtttaattttaaaccaTGTCATGGTGGCTTCTTTAGTCTAGATGATTTGTAATATTATGCTATGACTTCTAAAAGAAGACGTTTTTGTTTAGTTGTACTTGTGTGTATTACATATTCTATCCAGCCATATAAGAAATGTAGCTGCGTTTAAAAACTTTGAAAACGCTGTCTCTGGTTTTATAATGAAGGTGTCCTCATTTCTTGTTGTTTGTTTGACAGGTTCTAATCCGAGTCCATGCCTGCGGAGTGAATCCAGTTGAAACCTATATCCGCTCAGGTGCCTATGCTAGGAAGCCAAATTTGCCATATACCCCAGGTACAGATGTGGCAGGAGAGGTGGAGGCAGTAGGAAAGCATGTCAAAACATTCAAGGTAAACTGCTGCCTGGCAAACAGAAACATTGGACTGTAGGGACAATTACTGCATTTCTACTGTATCTGACTAACCTAGTTACCTGGGGGATTTCTCTGAAATAGAAACTAGATGCCACAGGAGCGATCTGTGAATACAGTAACTTTATACACAAGCAATTTACTTTCTGAAACAGCCAAGTGCAAGACTTGAATCTATACAGAGTATTGCATTACAAACGTAAGAGTGCCAAGTATAGCCTCTTGGAACCTCACCATgcagtatactgtacactgcaaaaCGCATACCGGAGGCTCCAAAAGGATATAATGTTAACTCCTGTAATTGTCTTTAACACAATGTGTTACCAATACTCCACTCGTATCCCTGTAACTAAGCCACTCTGTCATTAGTCTGTGCAAATCATGGTATGGTAGATGCTGGAGGCTTTGGTCGTGTCCCAatatgtgtgtgtggttgtgctgtATGTTTAGCATTAGGACATTCTTACTTGCCTGTCTTTTCCTACAAGGCAGGTGACCGGGTCTTTACAAGTGGCACAGTTACTGGTGGCTATGCAGAATACACAATTGCTTCAGAGGAATCTGTTCACCCACTGCCTGACAATCTGAACTACAAGCAAGGAGCTGCCATTGGAATCCCATACTTCACTGCGTACCGGGCGCTCTTCCATAAGTAATTGAATAACAGTAAAGTGTTTATTACAACACACAGAGCACAGGCAcagattgatatatatatatatatatatatatatatatatatatatatatatatatatatatatatatatatatatatatatatataaaatattttttacatttaataaatattttttactttaatataccattttttccatttaaatggTGCAGTTCAGTTTACAAAAACATGTAAATGTGTCAGTCTtagttttctatttttattttcttgaggGCTCATTCCAAAGCAGGAGAGAGAGTGCTTATTCACGGGGCGAGTGGTGGGGTAAGTATACAGAACAGCACAGTGATGTCTTTTTTGTGCCTATATTTCTGGTAATCCTGTCGCCAAACAGTAAGATTAACCGTAAAAAAAAATTGAGATGCATTGTTTCTTTCAGGTTGGAATGGCAGCATGTCAGATAGCCAGGGCCTTTGGAATGAAAGTGCTGGGTACAGCAGGGACCTGTGAAGGGCTCAGTCTAGCACTGAAGAATGGAGCTCATCAGGTCTTTAACCACAAAGAAAAAGGctatattgaaaaaataaaggTAGAGACCTGCTACTGAATGGCTCATTGAGAGAGGCTGTTTTTATTTGCACTGTACATGTATAGTGTGTGTTTAGCAGAACACATTGGTACATGTCTGTAttactttaaatgtattacatttattaaattaaatattgtaattgttCATCTTTCAATGAAAAAAGACCGTCGGTTGAGCTGTGAACAGAGGtttgtgctgaaaaaaaaccccataaaaaCATTGCATTTATGGTGCCCAGTTAAACAGTCATCTATTTTATGTGTATGTTGCAGCTGGCTGGCTCTTAAATGTGTCTCATAGATCTTTTTTTAGCAGAgctgtctttatatatataacaattactATAGATCTGCTTAACTAATGTACTTGTCTTCCTTCTATTCTGCTGACTGTATGTTTCAGGAAGCTACCTGCGGACAGGGGGTGAATGTGATCATTGAAATGCTGTCTAATATGAATCTTAATGCTGATTTACAGCTGCTATCATTTGGAGGCAGGGTGATTGTGAGTATTAAAACAGACATTCAAGAGAGAGTATTTATTGTTGAGCTTACTGTATATTCTATCTATTTACCGATTACACAATTCTGCTTTGCAGATTGTGGGCTGTCGAGGACCCATTGAAATAAACCCACGAGACACAATGGCCAAAGAAACCAGCATCATTGGCGTTTCTCTGTTCAGTGCAACAAAAGTAAGACAGTTTAGTGCTACagtttttagtttattattattattgttattgtaataaatGTATGATTTCACATACCCTGATTAGCAATGATCTTGGACTGTTTACTTAAGGTACGTTTAGCAAGCCCATGATTAGTGCTAGGGTCTGAAATTCATAAGATGCATTGGTGTATTGTTTTCTATATTCATAGAACACCTAACATTACTGGCATGGCATGTGGCATGAGGTATTGTACATGGCATGGTATAAAGCCTCACCAGGATTACTGTCTTAACCATTTGTGCTGTTCATTTGTACAGGAGGACAGAGCAGAGTCGTCTGCTTCGTTGTTTGCAGGAATGGAAGCTGGGTTGTTATCTCCAGTAATCGGACCCGAGTATCCACTGGAGCTGGCATCTCAGGCTCATGAAGATATTATCAGCAGCTCTGGAGCCCTAGGGAAGATGGTTCTGATAATGTGATCCCTTTCTTGCATTGCATGTGATAAGTGGTAATTAAATAGAAAACTAATTAATGGTGCTATAGTGGCACCAACAATTATTCACAGTCTCTTTAAGTTTCAATGTACATTCGTTTTATATTTGTGTTAATTAGGTTAAattgtatacaaataaaataaaaataaaaaggtccctCTCTCAAGCTGAGGTATTCTGCATTAAGTGTATTCCTGCTGAAGAATACTCTAGCCTTATGGACAGCTAGAGAGATTAATCAGTtgacatgtattttattaaattatcacAATCTATCTAACAAGCTATGTCATCTGAACTGTCTTAATTGTTagttaaataatacattaaattattGAATTACTTATTTTACTGATCTTCAATATTAGTCAAGTCACAAACAGGGTATCAACTCTCCACAGAACATTTGACTAATGAAGAAGATCAGTCTTcactattttaaatacaactaGAGATCTAAAACTTCCGGTAACTGTGTGAATAATTGTGGTCCCTTTTTTGTGATTCAAGTTCTACTGGATCTAATTTCCATAATATTCATTAATGACAACTGAGACCAGACTGCCTTTAAACAACTGGTTTGCTGTCGGTATGTGTGAGGTTAACATTATTAAACCTTTggtaaataatagtaataagatAACATTTGGATTCTGTATTCACTGTAATGGGAGAAATTAGCTTGTGTATTAAGGTCTGTTTGTAATTAAATAGAACCACAAGGA
The Acipenser ruthenus chromosome 10, fAciRut3.2 maternal haplotype, whole genome shotgun sequence DNA segment above includes these coding regions:
- the LOC117413389 gene encoding quinone oxidoreductase-like, whose protein sequence is MATRKLMRAVQVSEFGGPSVLQFHSDIPVPNPGLTQVLIRVHACGVNPVETYIRSGAYARKPNLPYTPGTDVAGEVEAVGKHVKTFKAGDRVFTSGTVTGGYAEYTIASEESVHPLPDNLNYKQGAAIGIPYFTAYRALFHKAHSKAGERVLIHGASGGVGMAACQIARAFGMKVLGTAGTCEGLSLALKNGAHQVFNHKEKGYIEKIKEATCGQGVNVIIEMLSNMNLNADLQLLSFGGRVIIVGCRGPIEINPRDTMAKETSIIGVSLFSATKEDRAESSASLFAGMEAGLLSPVIGPEYPLELASQAHEDIISSSGALGKMVLIM